A genomic region of Glycine max cultivar Williams 82 chromosome 15, Glycine_max_v4.0, whole genome shotgun sequence contains the following coding sequences:
- the LOC100793982 gene encoding 60S ribosomal protein L27, translating into MVKFLKPNKAVIVLQGRYAGKKAVIVRTFDEGTRERPYGHCLVAGIKKYPAKVIKKDSAKKTAKKSRVKAFVKLVNYQHLMPTRYTLDVDLKDAVTPDVLQAKDKKVTALKETKKRLEERFKTGKNRWFFTKLRF; encoded by the coding sequence ATGGTGAAGTTTCTGAAACCAAACAAAGCCGTCATCGTCCTTCAGGGACGCTACGCCGGCAAAAAAGCCGTGATAGTGCGAACCTTCGATGAAGGCACGCGCGAGCGCCCCTACGGGCACTGCTTGGTGGCAGGGATAAAGAAGTACCCTGCGAAGGTGATCAAGAAGGATTCGGCCAAGAAGACGGCCAAGAAGTCGCGTGTGAAGGCGTTCGTGAAGCTCGTGAACTACCAGCACCTCATGCCCACGCGCTACACGCTCGATGTCGATTTGAAGGACGCGGTTACCCCCGACGTGCTCCAAGCCAAGGATAAGAAGGTTACTGCTCTCAAGGAGACCAAGAAGCGCCTCGAGGAGAGGTTCAAGACTGGGAAGAATCGGTGGTTCTTCACCAAGCTCAGGTTCTGA